A portion of the Zootoca vivipara chromosome 6, rZooViv1.1, whole genome shotgun sequence genome contains these proteins:
- the LOC118087886 gene encoding cytochrome P450 2A13-like isoform X1 has product MDLLTAAALFLVICLSCLMVLSTWWQMHRKSQMPPGPTPLPFIGNLLQLNTSDIYRSLMKIREKYGPVYTIHLGPRRVVVLCGYDAVKEALVDQAEEFGGRGEISIINWLFRGYGVFLSNGERAKQLRHFSIMTLRNFGVGKRSFEERILEETHFLLESLRATKSEPFDPTFVLSRSVSNIISSIAFGNRFEYEDQEFLSLLRAILEVFQFASTSWGQLSYMFSGIMQHLPGPQEKFFKKLLGLKEFIKRKVKANKETLDPNNPRDFIDCFLVKMQQEEENPNSEFFLENLIMTTLNVFFAGTETVSTTLRYGILLLLKYPEIEEKIHKEIERVIGLNRIPTMDDRPLMPYTDAVIHEIQRFGDMLPLGVARCVTCDTKFQGYTIPKGTDVFPVLGSVLRDPKHFARPDVFDPQHFLDDNGQFKKNKAFMPFSVGKRSCFGEPLARMELFLILTSILQNFRLKSPIPPEKIDISPMLVGFATTPHFYEMCAIPL; this is encoded by the exons AtggatctcctgacagcagcagccCTTTTCCTAGTCATCTGCCTCTCTTGCCTGATGGTCCTCTCAACATGGTGGCAGATGCACCGCAAAAGCCAGATGCCACCTGGAccaactcccctccccttcattgGGAACCTGCTCCAACTCAACACAAGTGATATCTACCGTTCACTCATGAAG ATCCGTGAGAAATATGGTCCTGTCTACACCATCCACTTAGGGCCCCGCCGTGTTGTGGTCTTGTGTGGATACGATGCCGTGAAGGAGGCCCTGGTGGACCAGGCTGAAGAGTTTGGTGGCCGTGGAGAGATATCCATAATTAATTGGCTTTTCCGGGGTTATG GGGTTTTCTTGAGTAATGGGGAAAGGGCCAAACAGCTACGCCATTTCTCCATCATGACGCTGAGGAAttttggggtgggaaagagaTCCTTCGAAGAGCGGATCCTGGAGGAGACCCACTTCCTGCTGGAATCCCTGAGGGCAACAAAAA GTGAACCCTTTGACCCCACTTTTGTCCTGAGCCGCTCAGTGTCCAACATCATCAGCTCCATCGCCTTTGGCAACCGCTTTGAATACGAAGATCAGGAGTTTCTCTCCTTGCTCCGCGCTATACTGGAAGTCTTCCAGTTTGCTTCCACCTCTTGGGGACAG CTCTCCTACATGTTCTCGGGCATCATGCAGCACCTGCCTGGCCCACAAGAGAAATTCTTCAAGAAGCTGTTGGGTCTGAAGGAGTTCATTAAAAGGAAGGTAAAAGCAAACAAGGAGACCCTGGATCCCAACAACCCTCGAGATTTTATTGATTGCTTCCTAGTGAAAATGCAGCAG GAAGAAGAAAACCCAAACTCAGAGTTCTTCCTAGAGAATCTCATTATGACAACCCTCAATGTCTTCTTTGCCGGTACAGAAACAGTCAGCACCACCTTGCGCTATGGGATTCTGCTTCTGCTGAAATACCCGGAGATTGAAG AGAAGATCCACAAAGAGATTGAACGTGTGATTGGTCTAAATCGCATTCCCACCATGGATGACCGTCCCCTGATGCCCTACACAGATGCTGTGATCCACGAGATCCAGAGATTTGGTGACATGCTCCCCTTGGGTGTAGCAAGATGTGTGACCTGTGATACCAAGTTCCAGGGATACACCATTCCCAAG GGGACTGACGTCTTCCCTGTGCTTGGATCTGTGCTGAGAGACCCCAAACATTTTGCAAGACCAGATGTGTTTGACCCCCAACATTTCCTGGATGACAATGGgcagttcaagaagaataaggCTTTTATGCCTTTCTCGGTTG GGAAACGCTCTTGCTTTGGGGAGCCCCTCGCTCGGATGGAACTCTTCCTCATCCTCACCAGCATCCTGCAGAACTTCCGCCTCAAATCTCCCATCCCACCTGAAAAGATCGACATTTCTCCCATGCTGGTTGGCTTTGCCACCACTCCGCATTTTTATGAAATGTGTGCCATTCCCCTCTGA
- the LOC118087886 gene encoding cytochrome P450 2A13-like isoform X2 yields the protein MDLLTAAALFLVICLSCLMVLSTWWQMHRKSQMPPGPTPLPFIGNLLQLNTSDIYRSLMKIREKYGPVYTIHLGPRRVVVLCGYDAVKEALVDQAEEFGGRGEISIINWLFRGYGVFLSNGERAKQLRHFSIMTLRNFGVGKRSFEERILEETHFLLESLRATKSEPFDPTFVLSRSVSNIISSIAFGNRFEYEDQEFLSLLRAILEVFQFASTSWGQEEENPNSEFFLENLIMTTLNVFFAGTETVSTTLRYGILLLLKYPEIEEKIHKEIERVIGLNRIPTMDDRPLMPYTDAVIHEIQRFGDMLPLGVARCVTCDTKFQGYTIPKGTDVFPVLGSVLRDPKHFARPDVFDPQHFLDDNGQFKKNKAFMPFSVGKRSCFGEPLARMELFLILTSILQNFRLKSPIPPEKIDISPMLVGFATTPHFYEMCAIPL from the exons AtggatctcctgacagcagcagccCTTTTCCTAGTCATCTGCCTCTCTTGCCTGATGGTCCTCTCAACATGGTGGCAGATGCACCGCAAAAGCCAGATGCCACCTGGAccaactcccctccccttcattgGGAACCTGCTCCAACTCAACACAAGTGATATCTACCGTTCACTCATGAAG ATCCGTGAGAAATATGGTCCTGTCTACACCATCCACTTAGGGCCCCGCCGTGTTGTGGTCTTGTGTGGATACGATGCCGTGAAGGAGGCCCTGGTGGACCAGGCTGAAGAGTTTGGTGGCCGTGGAGAGATATCCATAATTAATTGGCTTTTCCGGGGTTATG GGGTTTTCTTGAGTAATGGGGAAAGGGCCAAACAGCTACGCCATTTCTCCATCATGACGCTGAGGAAttttggggtgggaaagagaTCCTTCGAAGAGCGGATCCTGGAGGAGACCCACTTCCTGCTGGAATCCCTGAGGGCAACAAAAA GTGAACCCTTTGACCCCACTTTTGTCCTGAGCCGCTCAGTGTCCAACATCATCAGCTCCATCGCCTTTGGCAACCGCTTTGAATACGAAGATCAGGAGTTTCTCTCCTTGCTCCGCGCTATACTGGAAGTCTTCCAGTTTGCTTCCACCTCTTGGGGACAG GAAGAAGAAAACCCAAACTCAGAGTTCTTCCTAGAGAATCTCATTATGACAACCCTCAATGTCTTCTTTGCCGGTACAGAAACAGTCAGCACCACCTTGCGCTATGGGATTCTGCTTCTGCTGAAATACCCGGAGATTGAAG AGAAGATCCACAAAGAGATTGAACGTGTGATTGGTCTAAATCGCATTCCCACCATGGATGACCGTCCCCTGATGCCCTACACAGATGCTGTGATCCACGAGATCCAGAGATTTGGTGACATGCTCCCCTTGGGTGTAGCAAGATGTGTGACCTGTGATACCAAGTTCCAGGGATACACCATTCCCAAG GGGACTGACGTCTTCCCTGTGCTTGGATCTGTGCTGAGAGACCCCAAACATTTTGCAAGACCAGATGTGTTTGACCCCCAACATTTCCTGGATGACAATGGgcagttcaagaagaataaggCTTTTATGCCTTTCTCGGTTG GGAAACGCTCTTGCTTTGGGGAGCCCCTCGCTCGGATGGAACTCTTCCTCATCCTCACCAGCATCCTGCAGAACTTCCGCCTCAAATCTCCCATCCCACCTGAAAAGATCGACATTTCTCCCATGCTGGTTGGCTTTGCCACCACTCCGCATTTTTATGAAATGTGTGCCATTCCCCTCTGA